In Chloroflexota bacterium, a genomic segment contains:
- a CDS encoding class I SAM-dependent methyltransferase, producing the protein DLYSSTKTIFDLLKERIKPGCVLVFDEYFNHPSWEEDEYKAFMEFIAETGLKYEYIGYNRLHEQAAVRIIE; encoded by the coding sequence GATCTCTATTCATCCACAAAAACAATCTTTGATTTGCTAAAAGAACGCATTAAACCGGGCTGTGTGCTGGTATTCGATGAATATTTTAACCATCCGAGCTGGGAAGAAGACGAGTACAAAGCATTTATGGAATTTATCGCTGAAACTGGCTTGAAATATGAGTATATTGGCTATAATCGCTTGCACGAGCAGGCGGCAGTCCGCATTATTGAATAG